A stretch of DNA from Trichoplusia ni isolate ovarian cell line Hi5 chromosome 9, tn1, whole genome shotgun sequence:
acttttaACTCAGGCCCACATTGTTCCTGAACCACTCTTTCAGcagtctaaaataataaaaagtaagaatttattactgaattttttcatgttatttcgttgccttatttttttttttaaactaacaatAATCTTTCAACTTTGCTTTCAAATTcacagtaattattttattaccaagCTCATTTAAGAATATCTAATACAACATCAAACCTTTATTTacattcttgttttaaaattggcttagtttaagtttaaaaaaaatgcacttattttaatttcatttttttgttagagATTCAATCACAACAGCAAATGCCTTTGCCTAGTACCAACAGGTTATTGATAggcacaaataaaatgaaaatctaacataattatttatttttattttacactaacCTGCCTCAGTGTTTCTCCTTCTTTCCACAACCCTTGTGGTAATAATGTCTTCACATCTGAGCCCAGTTTAATAGGAGTGACCAGTACTAAGTGCCTTTGGAGACACCTTTCTGTGGTGCTCTGATCACCTTTTTTGTCAGcatctgaaaatattaattttatcttgaatTGACTTGAATTGCTCAAGCACTTTATTTAGaacttaaaattttagttttctaaaTCTCTTTCTAGTTTtggatttcaaacaaaaaaatcagtaGGTTTTACACCCATGggcacattataaaaaactaaataacattatttttattaaatgaatgtgtgaaaaacattgttaacaatctgtattttttttagttgagTTGACAAGTTCACATCATAaataatgcaatattttattaccagtCTCTATACTGGCAAACTGGAATTGAGCCAGCTCTTCATTGGCTGCATCCTCCATGTCCTGAGCTGTGATTTTACTGACAGCATCCATATCAACCTCTGCTGATTCATTTTTAAGAAGCTCTGCTTGTACTCTGAGAAATAGAGAAATATTTAAGGACAAtagaaaaaattaagaaaaaatatacaaagagaAGTGCTATGTATTATTAAACTCCAATCATATAGGCTTTTAGCACATacatgaaaacaatttaaaaaatccataacttttttataccatgtacagttttaattttaatttagtgtaaATGGCCAAGCCTcacaaaattattgtaataaataaatcgataatAGTACGTATAATACTCACTTGTCATTCTCATGTCTGATCTCATGAGCGGATTTCATACTCTTCTCAATTTCTAAAGTATATAGCAAATCCTTGTATTTTTTCTGGATGTCATTCAGTGGAGGAGTTACAACTGGTAATCTTTCCACACATACTCCTGTTACAATATCCCATGATGACCTGGTTCCTAAACCTATAAAAAGTTTTGTGGAAgtgaaaaaaactatttacagcGGTAGTTTCATAATTGCTAAACTTAACCTATAAAACATTTACCTCTAGCAAAAATTCTGTGGCATAGAGTTATTTCAGACTGAATAATTGTTCTACACAACATTATCACTAAGAGGTAacgtttttaattgaaaacaatatatatattattaactttattcgTATTTATACGAAATTGCTTATCGTATGATTTCCGGGACTTCATTCATTCATAATAATCCAACGTCAGTCagtgtcattgtcaattttatgaCATTGTCAGTGTCAGTGAAGGCTGTTGTTATTCTCGTTatgattacaaatattactaaaCGCCCTTCTGAAGATCAACAAACGGTCAGAGCTTCCAATTTACGAGTCATAATTTCTATCTTCTTAAAATAACGTACAATTTATTCTTACTTGTTTACACTCTTATGTGACTTGATTAAAATTGCCATAACTTCTGTTTTTACTTAACAACatgtttgtgatatttttgaGGTCAAATCATGAgggaaaacattatttaattttgaaacttctCAAAAAGCTCACCTTCATTTGAAGACAAAGGAAGTAAAGAGCCTGTGCTAACCTTCTAGAGGCTCGCTAGCGCCGCATTCAAGCACTTCTTTTACGTCGGCTGCACGAATCGCCTTTTTGTAGGGGTGATCTTTAAAAGGAAAATCAATTTGAGAGGAAAATCAGTAAAGTTACATTCGACTTGTTCTAGTTTCTTTCGTAGAAAAAAATCGTGTTAGTGTGAATTAACTTTTCAAGCGAGTGTCGAGAATAACAGCCcacatttttgtcaaaattttgtttactaGCAACATCTCTTTACCTATTCTGCCTTTTCCGGCTCTTGTGTCAAAGAAAGTAGGTGAATATGTTTGTAATTtgcaaaaatctaaataaatccTCTCAAATATCGAATGTATTTATGTGATAGTGATTGATATCAATGAGAAATAGCATATAGCACTGGTTCATAACTATATTTCATTTACCAAACACCAAACATACGAAACTTAAGTTGTCAAGTGTTACAACAAACAGGTTAAGTTCTGTAACCAAATTTATTATCGTTTTAGGCTTGACCATGAAGCAAATAGTTGCGAACCAAAAGGTGAAGATCCCTGATGGGCTCACTGTACACGTTAAATCGCGGTTGGTGACAGTGAAAGGACCGCGCGGAGTGTTGAAAAGGAACTTCAAGCACTTGGCTGTTGACATTCGCATGGTGAACCCTCGCCTCCTGAAGGTAGAGAAATGGTTCGGTTCCAAGAAGGAACTTGCCGCAGTCAGGACAGTCTGCTCACACGTTGAGAACATGATCAAAGGTAATTGTTTACTTGTTGTTATTCTACTTGATAGCCAGTAGTTCATAGTAAAAGTGATAATATAACCTGAAAATTGTTCAGAGGTTATGAGAAAGAAAACAAACTGTTTTGTGCTATCCAAActaattcaaacatttaatttgatattgacTATTATAGTTTTTTCTCATCCCCCTTTGAATACTAATATTCGCATAATAagaaactaatatataaagttttttgTACCCTATTTGTCcgtatatttatgattttttcatGACTTACACCTGTGGGTAGCCCAACTGaagaatattctttatataTCAACCAAACTATGAACAGTTTTCAGTGCACCCTGTTTTACTATTGTAACTTTAAGGTTAGGTGTTCAATAGAAACCATGGCTTCAGGTCACATAAAAATGTCATGCAGATTTACAGACATGTTAGTGCCACGAATTTAACCAACTGTGTCATGTTAACAGGCAGGTTTATGCCGACTTGTTCACCAATTATCCATCCAAAAACGTATGTGAAGTGAACCTTAATCTTAAGCCATAATGTACTTGTTGCATGAGTACCTATTTAATTTGGATATGTTGTTTTCCAAGTTATTACATTGCTATGTCAATGCTTTATTCTTCTAATAAAAGTGCCCttcaaagaatatttataattataatttatcatcaGTTTGACTGCACAAatgcttatattattatatgctaATGACCACTGTGTCATGTGTGTATGATTACAAACAGACAAGAATTTAAAAACCTACCAAATAAGCAGAACATAaaatttttatcaattatttgatttaatattttttttgatgccttttcctaactatgttgaaGTCGGCTTCCAGCTTAAGTagtagtaccagtgttttacaaggagcgactgcctatctgaccacttCAACCCAGTCACCGTCACCTGGGTAACATGAtacttggttagactggttgtcagactttcaagcatCTGACTATCTGTAATGACTGTAAAAAATGTAgcaataacagccaggaccagGAATTTAgtatgccttccgaaacacggaatgTCTGAATAAGCTTTAATGTTGCATCTGAAATAGatttgtaaaatgtttcatttgtttaatgcCTATACTACACATATTTTGTTTACCAAATGTCAACTAATGAAAGTATTAAAGggccataaaattaatattttcctttctAAAACATCAACATACCATAGCATCATCTAGCATAATGTTCATGAATCTTAATATCTGCGAACTTCTATTCAAAGTATACCTTTTTCTACTTTCAGGTGTGACCAAGGGATTCCAGTACAAAATGCGCGCTGTATACGCTCACTTCCCCATCAACTGCGTCACCACTGAGGGCAACAGCGTCATTGAAATCCGTAATTTCCTTGGCGAGAAATACATCAGAAGGGTAAAGATGGCACCTGGTGTGACCGTCGTCAACTCCCCGAAACAGAAGGATGAGCTGATCATTGAAGGCAATTCCTTGGAAGATGTCTCCAGCTCAGCTGCCCTCATCCAACAGTCTACCACAGTCAAAAACAAGGACATCAGAAAGTTCTTAGACGGTTTATACGTGTCTGAGAAGACCACCGTTGTACTTGATGAGATATAAggacattaaataattttaaattgataacatgtttttattttatagtttttgccTGCACAAAACCTAGTGAAAATTTCGCCGACTATATAGTAAACATGCCTTGTCACCAAGATGTTTCCCcacaatttattcaatttgataatacacaaatgtaaaatatgtaaatcatCATAAGTATAAAGTAGGTCATTAAAAACACTCTCCCAGGAATACTTTAATCTGCTTGGCAGTTATGCTTTTTCTTTTATGCggaagtataatataataaaataaaataataaaattaatagattaaaaaaaacaataaacccatgtttttaaatgtcactcaatTCCAATTTAATCATAATAGGTCCGGCCGGTTTTATAGTTGTTAACTCGAAATGTAAAAGTACATTGTCATCAGGTATGCCATATTACCCTGAAAATTTAAGCCGGCTAGCtaatcgggaagtgcctcaaaatggaGTTTCAAAAATCTACCCAGCACGAAAATCAAATGAGAAAAGTATTAAAGAAAGTCATTTAGGGACCTTGGGTCAGTGTCGCAAAAGGTGTGCAACCCTTTGGCAGGCACACTATTCAGTTCATCATTTAAATGTCAAGTGTTTGCCGTCTATGAGGCCAACTAGGTAGAATACCTGAATTGACGGACAAAATGATTTAGGTACTCATTCAAGTACtggtataatttttaatttcttagtgTCCAACTAAACTACCGGGGCCGTAGTTTACTAGCTCCAGAATTTTGCACATAaacttttgtttgaatttaattcttgctagttttatttgttaaagttttctACGTATTGGTGTTTTAAGGGTTAAACTATTTTAGATAGTTCTATTCTAGCTGTTGCGACTATTAGGATTGTGCTAGCAAGTGGTTTCAGAAATAGACGAAAACTCATGgcattcacatttttaataccGCTTTTACCAATGGAAATAACCAAcagctaatttaaaaataaaaggtgaAGTGCAAATCGGTCCCGCTACACTGAGGGTTCCCTGACAAATAGGCAAaagaaatttaaagaaaaattaaatcgataggatgataaaaataaaattttctgtaTTCACCCTCAAATTGATTTGACCAAGAAATGTACGACCGTAACAACCGTTACGAATTTACGATTGTAGTTTTGCCTAACCTGGATCATTATTTGAGAGTATGCATttgtaatactaaaataattatagcggcgacataaataaattagatgtaaaaaaatctgtctAGCTATAatggggttccgtttttacccacCCTTTGGTCAGAGAACCCTAATAAGTGGCTAATAATGAGCCTATACAAAaagttatttgaatataaaaaatacaatgcgGAATATCTGCCGATGGTGCTATCATTGGAACAAAACTACGACTAAAAACACAGTACAGTCTTGTATAACTGTAGTAGTAGTAAAATTAAGAACGACACGCCATAAATATATTGCGTACCGTATCCGTAATCAGAGTTTGCAACTTAGTCAGCGTTTTATAGGGTTTTTATTCAGGGCCTATAgcgaatatattattatgcctAAGGCTCGGCACGGTATAAAAATCACATACATACAGGTACAGGTGTGAAAAAggttattcaataaaacaatattagattttcaacgtaaataattttattcaaactatTCTATTGAACATCACTAACTCATAAACATTGTACATCTGCAAATATGGATGTggattaaaatgttaaactacAATATGTTAAAAGACATTATACACTTAATTTGCACAAactcaattaattattaaataaaatacctacttataaaagataaaataaatagctttaaaaataaaccattttcgTGACTATGAAGTTAATACATCGATACAGAAtcttaagaataaattaaaatatctattattattatttacattacacaACAAAATTCTAAAAGGAACCACGGCAAACAGTAGTGATTTTAACGTTGTGAACAATTGTGCTTGGCCAATATTGCTAATATACACAGTGTCAAATCTCTTTGGTGGATTTAACAATTATCAGTACTAGTACACCAAATAAGTTTGCCGTAATACCTTTCTTgtgtcaaattaaaatattccataataatcgccattattataatttgtcatgtttaagttaattaatactttaaaacattcgCATTATGTTTGCAACATATCgataaacatttaagtaccatgtcattaatatttaaagtatatgCTTCATATTGTTTACACTAAGGGTCATATATAATACTCAGGGGTAATGATTACTTTGTTATTAAGGACATAATATAATTAGCAATACATACGCTATGacgtaacaaacaaatatattgcAGCCTAAGCTTTACATGCTCGCTTCTAGTGCCATATTTGCAGATGAGCATTCAATTATTccgtaagaaaataaaattctcaataaataaatgtcaaacaCTATTTAATTGGTGAGACATTTCACACCATATAACACAATTGCTTACTATAAAAATGATCAACAAACAACTTTGCACCTCGTCTAAAGTGTCAAGGGGACAACGGTGTGCAGAAATGTCATGAGATTCAATGGTTACAATAACGATATAGATTGCCGCTTGAGCAAATAATCCTGATAATGTACGTCATACACTAGCCATGCGTGAGGTGGGTTCAACTACACAGCGTAACTATCATAACTAGTGGGTATACGTAATATAGCGGTTTAACATCACCTGTGCAACGTGACTCGTCTTCAACGATTAATCCACtatttgaatattgtaattatattttaaactcttAACACTgacgaaaatttaaaagtatctaGCAACCTGAGTAAATTAACATGTATAAtaccattttaaaatgttattaaatatacaataaatttaCATAGTTAATTGAAGCACAATATTAGTGGGCtttgtcaaataattaaaataataattcgatATAAAACTTGCATTCGACGAAACGTCCTCGTTAATAGATTTGCACGATAAACATAAGCGTAAGTAAGTGAACAACAGTGAATGCTATAAATAGCCAGTTCTTGGTCAACAATTTATCCATATGTgacaatttacattaaatttagaaacaatCTCTTTAACGCTAAAGTAACGATCCGATATGGTCTATCTATCAAGCGGTGATGAAGAAAGTCTGATCGTAAATCTAGAAAGAGG
This window harbors:
- the LOC113497587 gene encoding 39S ribosomal protein L46, mitochondrial, with translation MLCRTIIQSEITLCHRIFARGLGTRSSWDIVTGVCVERLPVVTPPLNDIQKKYKDLLYTLEIEKSMKSAHEIRHENDKVQAELLKNESAEVDMDAVSKITAQDMEDAANEELAQFQFASIETDADKKGDQSTTERCLQRHLVLVTPIKLGSDVKTLLPQGLWKEGETLRQTAERVVQEQCGPELKVQFISNAPCGFYKYKYPSEINGKVGAKVFFYYANYKSGKLTKTKGNWLNRSELEKLLPEKYRKSVNEFLIEETY
- the LOC113497792 gene encoding 60S ribosomal protein L9, whose protein sequence is MKQIVANQKVKIPDGLTVHVKSRLVTVKGPRGVLKRNFKHLAVDIRMVNPRLLKVEKWFGSKKELAAVRTVCSHVENMIKGVTKGFQYKMRAVYAHFPINCVTTEGNSVIEIRNFLGEKYIRRVKMAPGVTVVNSPKQKDELIIEGNSLEDVSSSAALIQQSTTVKNKDIRKFLDGLYVSEKTTVVLDEI